In the Dolichospermum flos-aquae CCAP 1403/13F genome, AATATCAACAACTTCATGGGGTATACCCAATTGTTCACAAATATCAGCCGCGTCGATCATTCCTTCAGAGCAACATTGCCCTTTGCCTTTCATCAGCCAAAGAGTTAAACCAATTACATCATAGCCCTGATTATGCAGCATAGCGGCGGCTACGGAACTATCAACGCCACCGGAAAGACCAACGACAACTTTTTTCATATTTTTCCAAGTCTTTGGGGCTTAATTGTTGCCACAAAGAGATTTTTATTTGACCACAAGGTGCGAGACTGTCCAATTATAGCACACATACTGATAAAGCCTGAAGGGGATGGCAAAACTAAAGTCTCCATATTGTCCAGATTAATGAGAAAATAAAAACTTGCAATTATCTTTACCTTGTATTGTTGACTGACCAAAGGAATTTGAAAAAATGTGGCAAAGAATTACGTTCATCTTATTATTGGTTTTGAGCTTCAGCTTGAGTAGTGTTGGTGTGGCTCATGCGGCTGGACTTAATAGGTTTGTAGATAGTGCTGACGGTTATCAATTTGATTATCCTAATGGTTGGTTACAAGTTAAAGTTGGTGATGGGCCTGATGTGGTGTTTCATGATTTAATTGAAGTATCAGAAAATGTGTCTGTGGTAATTAGTCCTGTTCCCTCTGGTAAAACTTTAGCGGAATTGGGAACACCAACAGAAGTCGGTTATAAGTTAGGAAAGGCGGCTCTTGCTCCCGTCGGTTCTGATCGGACTGCTGAGTTAATCAATGCGGCTGAAAGGGAAGTAAATGGGAAAATTTACTACTTTCTAGAATATGGAGTTAAATTTCCTAATGGACAGGAAAGACATAACATTTCTAGTGTGGCTATCAGTCGTGGTAAGCTGTTTACGTTTAATGCTTCTGTTCCTGAGAAACGTTGGAAGAAACTGCAACGAATTATTGATGAAGTTGTGAGTTCTTTCACTGTTTATTAATAATTAGAAATGGTGGTAATTGAGAATTAACTATGATCAATTACCCAAAAAATTACTTATACAGCAATTTATGAAAATTCCGCAATTTGTCCTTGCTTCTGCTTCTGTTGCCCGTCGTCGGTTATTGCAAACTGTGGGAATTGAACCAATGGTTTGTGCGAGTGATTTTGATGAGTCACAAATACAACTGACTGAACCTGGGGAATTGGTGAAAACGCTGGCTAGGTGTAAAGCGGAAACTGTGG is a window encoding:
- the psbP gene encoding photosystem II reaction center PsbP → MWQRITFILLLVLSFSLSSVGVAHAAGLNRFVDSADGYQFDYPNGWLQVKVGDGPDVVFHDLIEVSENVSVVISPVPSGKTLAELGTPTEVGYKLGKAALAPVGSDRTAELINAAEREVNGKIYYFLEYGVKFPNGQERHNISSVAISRGKLFTFNASVPEKRWKKLQRIIDEVVSSFTVY